The following are encoded in a window of Impatiens glandulifera chromosome 5, dImpGla2.1, whole genome shotgun sequence genomic DNA:
- the LOC124938845 gene encoding pentatricopeptide repeat-containing protein At5g66520-like: MVATSAARSLISRSRALSLLDQPWLTLIHLKQIHSRLIVSGATADDFTCRKLLSSYSFSAHGELSSAYNLFRLLPRRSIVVSNTMIRAFLESNEATKAVILYREVLASGILPDKYTFSFLLRACVEIADPTLGVIYHAQIIKLGWERHEFVQNGLIHFYVSLKCMESASKLFDGSSKLDVVAWTSLINGYLKSGQIVMARELFDKMPVKNEVSWSAMVNGYAQFGLFNDALELFNDMQLAGIFPNYPAIVGALSACAALGALDQGQWIHSHIKRNKLKLDTGLGTALVHMYTKCGCIETACQVFDKMSHRDVYAYTCFISGLANHGQSSRAIHLFTRMCREGINPNEVTFTCILNACSRMGLIEEGLKIFHSMYVVYGIQPKSQHYGCLVDLLGRAGMMEQAKLVVEKLHIKPDSCILGAMLNACGVHGELELGKEIVEKLVDVNLDHSGTHVLLSNILAQASQWNDVEKLRKEMVGKMIHKVPGCSAVEVNGVLHEFISGEKKMRYC; this comes from the coding sequence ATGGTAGCTACATCCGCCGCCAGATCTTTGATATCGCGTTCAAGGGCGCTCTCTCTCTTGGATCAACCATGGCTTACGCTGATTCACCTCAAGCAAATCCACTCTCGTCTTATCGTCTCTGGCGCAACGGCCGACGACTTCACCTGCAGGAAGCTACTCTCCTCGTACTCTTTCTCCGCTCACGGCGAACTATCTTCCGCCTACAATCTCTTTCGCCTACTTCCTCGCCGTTCAATCGTTGTTTCTAACACGATGATCAGAGCCTTTCTTGAGAGTAATGAGGCCACCAAGGCGGTGATTCTGTACAGAGAGGTTCTAGCAAGTGGTATTTTGCCTGACAAATATACTTTCTCTTTTCTACTAAGAGCTTGCGTAGAAATCGCTGATCCTACACTGGGTGTGATATACCATGCCCAGATAATCAAACTGGGGTGGGAAAGACATGAATTTGTACAGAATggattaattcatttttatgttAGTTTGAAATGTATGGAATCGGCTTCCAAATTGTTTGATGGGAGTTCGAAACTAGATGTAGTTGCTTGGACATCGTTGATTAATGGGTACTTGAAGTCTGGACAAATTGTGATGGCACGAGAACTGTTCGATAAAATGCCAGTGAAAAATGAGGTTTCTTGGAGTGCAATGGTGAATGGATACGCTCAATTTGGGTTGTTTAATGATGCTCTAGAGCTTTTTAATGACATGCAGCTAGCTGGAATTTTTCCAAATTACCCTGCCATTGTTGGCGCTCTGTCTGCTTGTGCTGCTCTCGGTGCTCTTGATCAAGGGCAATGGATTCACTCACATATAAAGAGAAACAAATTGAAGCTTGATACAGGACTTGGGACAGCCCTTGTGCACATGTACACCAAATGTGGATGTATAGAAACAGCTTGCCAAGTATTCGACAAAATGTCACATAGAGATGTATACGCTTACACTTGCTTCATTTCAGGTCTGGCAAATCATGGTCAAAGCTCTAGAGCTATTCATCTGTTTACAAGAATGTGCCGTGAAGGCATTAACCCAAATGAAGTTACATTCACTTGTATCCTGAATGCGTGCAGTAGAATGGGATTGATAGAAGAAGGTTTGAAGATTTTTCATAGTATGTATGTTGTTTATGGGATTCAACCAAAAAGTCAACACTATGGTTGTTTGGTAGATCTGTTAGGAAGAGCAGGAATGATGGAACAGGCAAAGTTAGTAGTTGAAAAACTTCATATTAAACCAGATTCTTGTATATTGGGTGCGATGTTGAATGCTTGTGGAGTTCATGGAGAGTTAGAGCTGGGAAAAGAAATTGTTGAGAAATTAGTAGATGTGAATCTTGATCATTCTGGGACGCATGTACTCTTGTCCAATATTCTTGCTCAGGCAAGCCAATGGAATGATGTGGAGAAGTTAAGGAAGGAAATGGTTGGAAAGATGATTCATAAAGTACCTGGCTGTAGTGCTGTTGAAGTTAATGGAGTTCTTCATGAATTCATTTCTGgagagaagaaaatgagatATTGCTAA